The Deltaproteobacteria bacterium IMCC39524 genomic interval TCTCATTGCCCTGGGCTACACCCTGGTCTACGGGGTGCTGCGCCTGATCAACTTCGCCCATGGCGATATTTTCATGGTCGGAGCCTACATCTCCTTTTTCGTGGCCAGTTTCCTGATCGGCCCGATCGCCGGGCTCTCACCGATCATGGCCTTCGTCATCACTGTGCCCCTGACCATGGTTTTGACCTCGCTCGTTGGCGTGACCCTGGAACGGATCGCCTACCGGCCCCTGCGGCGCAAAGGCGCACACCGGCTCTACGTGGTCATCACTGCACTGATGTGCGGTCTGGTCCTTGAGTACTCGAACTTGGCCATGCTTGGTGCAAGCCGTTTGAAATTTCCCGAACTGGTTGAAAAACAGATTTGGAATATTGGCGGCATCACCCTGACCAACCTGAAGGTCATGGTGATTGTGACCGCTATTCTGGTTTTCCTGTTTCTGCAGTGGGTGGTGACCCGTACACGGGTCGGGATGGCAATGCGCGCCATCTCATATGACAAATTTGCTATCCCGCTGATGGGCATTCCCGTCGACAACATCATCGTCGTCACCTTTGTTCTCGGCTCAGGGTTTGCCGGTCTGGCCGGGCTGCTGTTCGCCATGAGCTATCCGGTTCTGGAGCCGTTTATGGGAATGCTGATCGGCTGGAAGGCTTTTATCGCCGCAGTGGTTGGCGGCATCGGTGACATCAAGGGGGCGTTTGTCGGCGGCTTCCTGCTAGGCTTCATCGAGGTGGGCGTGGTCTCGGTCTTCCCCTCGACCTACCGGGACCTGTTCGCCTTCACCATCCTGCTGCTTATTCTGTGGATAAAGCCCTCCGGGCTGTTCGGCATTCCGCAGTCAACCAAGATATAGGTTGGGAGATAAAGATATGAAAAAATACTCTCTCAACATGTTGCTGGTCGTCTTCGCTATCGGGCTCCTGTTCGCCGCTCATTTCAACCTCATCGACGGCTACATCCAAATTGTCGTCATGACCATCGGCATCAACATCATGATGTCCACCAGCCTGAACCTGGTCAACGGCAACATGGGCGAATTCACCTGTGGCCACGCGGCTTTCATGTGCATCGGCGCTTATATTTCGTCGATCCTTTCGGTGTTCTGCTTCGGCACTAAGTTCGGAGAACCTCTGCTGCCGGCAGCCTCAGTACTGATCGTTTTCCCTATCATCCTGCTGATCGGCGGTGCGGTGGCTGCCGTCTCCTCGTTGTTGGTGTCGGTACCATCCTTCAAGACCCGCGATGACTACCTGGCGAT includes:
- a CDS encoding branched-chain amino acid ABC transporter permease codes for the protein MDFIIQNVLNALQWGSFYALIALGYTLVYGVLRLINFAHGDIFMVGAYISFFVASFLIGPIAGLSPIMAFVITVPLTMVLTSLVGVTLERIAYRPLRRKGAHRLYVVITALMCGLVLEYSNLAMLGASRLKFPELVEKQIWNIGGITLTNLKVMVIVTAILVFLFLQWVVTRTRVGMAMRAISYDKFAIPLMGIPVDNIIVVTFVLGSGFAGLAGLLFAMSYPVLEPFMGMLIGWKAFIAAVVGGIGDIKGAFVGGFLLGFIEVGVVSVFPSTYRDLFAFTILLLILWIKPSGLFGIPQSTKI